A single genomic interval of Acidovorax sp. 1608163 harbors:
- a CDS encoding fatty acid desaturase has translation MLLPDWAVLNAAIDWLGHGLWDLAWWQIVLYTLLTTHITIAAVTIFLHRAQAHRALDLHAIPSHFFRFWLWVGTGMQTKEWVAIHRKHHAKCETPDDPHSPQTRGLDTVMWRGAELYRAEANNPETLQKFGHGTPNDWVERNVYSRFGWQGVGLMLILNLALFGAAGAAVWAVQMVWIPFWAAGVVNGVGHFWGYRNFEAQDASTNLSPWGILIGGEELHNNHHTYPTAAKFSIKPFEFDIGWLYISLMQKVGWATVKKVPPKLQLGAIKPVADEKTLEALIANRYEVMAGYARGVRQACKEEMVALKARHGDVSVLKAAKRWLHRDAEKVPALALPQLAQVRAAYPALDKMVTMREELRQLWLNTTQSREQLTADLQAWCRRAEESGIATLRDFSLRLRSAQA, from the coding sequence ATGTTGTTACCCGACTGGGCTGTACTGAACGCCGCCATCGACTGGCTGGGCCACGGCCTGTGGGACTTGGCCTGGTGGCAAATCGTGCTCTACACCTTGCTCACCACCCACATCACGATTGCGGCGGTGACCATCTTCTTGCACCGTGCACAGGCCCATCGGGCGCTGGACCTGCATGCCATCCCCTCGCACTTTTTCCGTTTCTGGCTGTGGGTGGGCACGGGCATGCAGACCAAGGAATGGGTGGCCATCCACCGCAAGCACCACGCCAAGTGCGAAACGCCGGACGACCCGCACAGCCCGCAGACGCGGGGGCTGGACACCGTGATGTGGCGCGGTGCCGAGCTGTACCGCGCTGAGGCTAATAACCCCGAGACCCTGCAGAAGTTTGGCCACGGCACACCCAACGACTGGGTGGAGCGCAACGTGTACAGCCGCTTTGGCTGGCAGGGCGTGGGCCTCATGCTGATTCTGAACCTGGCCTTGTTTGGCGCTGCAGGTGCTGCGGTGTGGGCGGTGCAGATGGTCTGGATTCCGTTCTGGGCGGCAGGTGTCGTCAATGGTGTGGGGCACTTCTGGGGCTACCGCAACTTTGAGGCGCAAGACGCCAGCACCAACCTCTCGCCCTGGGGCATCCTGATTGGCGGGGAAGAGCTGCACAACAACCACCACACCTACCCCACGGCGGCCAAGTTCTCGATCAAGCCGTTCGAGTTCGACATTGGCTGGCTGTACATCAGCCTCATGCAAAAGGTGGGTTGGGCCACCGTGAAGAAGGTGCCACCCAAGCTGCAGCTGGGCGCCATCAAACCCGTGGCCGATGAGAAGACGCTGGAAGCCTTGATTGCCAACCGCTACGAAGTGATGGCTGGCTATGCGCGTGGCGTGCGCCAGGCCTGCAAGGAAGAAATGGTCGCGCTCAAGGCGCGCCATGGGGATGTGTCGGTGCTCAAGGCCGCCAAGCGCTGGCTGCACCGTGATGCCGAGAAGGTGCCTGCCCTGGCCTTGCCGCAACTGGCCCAGGTGCGTGCAGCCTACCCGGCGCTCGACAAGATGGTCACCATGCGGGAGGAGTTGCGCCAGCTGTGGCTTAACACCACCCAGTCGCGCGAGCAGCTCACGGCCGATTTGCAGGCTTGGTGCCGCCGCGCTGAGGAAAGCGGCATCGCCACATTGCGCGATTTTTCGCTACGCCTGCGTTCTGCCCAGGCTTGA
- a CDS encoding RsmB/NOP family class I SAM-dependent RNA methyltransferase, with amino-acid sequence MHPKVLLDACAELVRLTLTFEHPADAVVSRYFRDNRGLGPRERATLAETVYNVLRKKLLFDHLAPSGSGSKERRLAILGFHGPRDFLKSALTDQEKNWLEQCDTVSPDDLMERHRHNLPEWLVQPLKDQLGNDFWPLAESMAQNAPLDLRVNVLKEKRADVQKELAQAAIKSVATPYSPWGLRIEGKPALTKLDAFTRGAIEVQDEGSQLLALLLDAKRGEMVVDFCAGAGGKTLAIGATMRSTGRLYAFDVSAHRLDALKPRMARSGLSNVHPAAIAHERDERVKRLAGKIDRVLVDAPCSGLGTLRRNPDLKWRQSAKAVQELVAKQTAILDSAARLLKPGGRLVYATCSILPQENEAIAEAFSAAHPDFIPLDAGEALAQLKVAQAASLCSGGETGSAYLRLWPHRHQTDGFFAAVWTRKD; translated from the coding sequence ATGCATCCCAAAGTCCTTCTAGACGCCTGTGCCGAATTGGTTCGGCTCACCCTCACTTTTGAACACCCGGCCGACGCCGTGGTGTCCCGCTACTTTCGCGACAACCGCGGGCTGGGCCCGCGTGAGCGCGCCACGCTGGCCGAAACGGTTTACAACGTGCTGCGCAAAAAGCTCTTGTTCGACCACCTGGCCCCCTCGGGCTCGGGTTCCAAAGAGCGTCGCCTGGCCATCCTGGGCTTTCATGGCCCGCGCGATTTTCTGAAAAGCGCGCTCACCGACCAGGAAAAGAACTGGCTGGAGCAGTGCGACACCGTCAGCCCTGACGACCTGATGGAGCGCCACCGCCACAACCTGCCTGAGTGGCTGGTGCAGCCCCTCAAGGACCAGTTGGGCAACGACTTCTGGCCCCTTGCCGAAAGCATGGCCCAGAACGCGCCGCTGGACTTGCGCGTCAACGTTTTGAAAGAAAAACGGGCCGATGTGCAGAAGGAACTTGCGCAAGCAGCTATTAAATCTGTAGCAACACCTTACTCCCCCTGGGGCTTGCGCATCGAGGGCAAGCCCGCGTTGACCAAGCTGGACGCCTTCACCCGGGGTGCCATCGAGGTGCAGGACGAAGGTTCGCAGCTGCTGGCGCTGCTGCTGGACGCCAAGCGCGGCGAGATGGTGGTGGACTTCTGCGCCGGTGCCGGTGGCAAGACCCTGGCGATTGGCGCCACCATGCGCAGCACGGGCCGGTTGTACGCGTTTGATGTGTCGGCCCACCGGCTTGATGCCCTCAAGCCCCGCATGGCCCGCAGTGGCCTGTCCAATGTCCACCCCGCAGCCATCGCGCACGAGCGTGACGAGCGCGTGAAGCGCCTGGCCGGCAAGATCGACCGGGTGCTGGTGGATGCTCCCTGCTCGGGCCTGGGCACCCTGCGCCGCAACCCGGACCTCAAGTGGCGCCAGTCTGCCAAGGCCGTGCAAGAGTTGGTGGCGAAGCAAACCGCCATCCTGGACAGCGCCGCCCGCCTGCTCAAGCCCGGTGGCCGCTTGGTGTACGCCACGTGCAGCATCCTGCCGCAAGAGAACGAAGCCATTGCCGAGGCCTTCAGCGCGGCGCACCCCGATTTCATCCCGCTGGATGCGGGTGAAGCCCTGGCCCAGCTCAAGGTGGCGCAGGCCGCCAGCCTGTGCAGCGGTGGCGAAACGGGCAGCGCCTATCTGCGCCTGTGGCCCCACCGCCACCAGACCGACGGGTTCTTTGCCGCTGTGTGGACGCGCAAAGACTGA
- a CDS encoding M48 family metallopeptidase — MEWADFVHLVRTSEQDSAENSGAYRRSVAAFAALGYAWVLGCFVLALGLVAWAVQQLLFGRFRLGLLLMLLAAGSLLWFSLRALWLRITPPEGEEITATEAPELFDALERIRRKIKGPPIHHVLLSDDFNASIQQIPRYGLFGGGVNYLVIGLPLLMALDRTRFLAVLGHEYGHLRGDHGQFGAWIYRTRWSWMQLNKSLGDDEGLAGAATQAFLRWYFPRFAAKTFALARQDEYEADNVAGRLSGREAMAAALIEVEIRGHWLQTEFWRDHWCTAAANPLPVGPFRGLRRLMADAPEAAFANDALRQALKRISNLDDTHPGLRDRLEALDVAGTLPDWSRGSALALLGKDEAKRWIAHFDKQWCAANASDWKQHHAWLQRVRARAEALQAGMAQASAADLVELARLRKHLDPRAEVRPLYELALERSAEHPGALRGLAQCLPDGDRAAKLACLHRLWDAGSNDRWWAARTALAELETPRIGYDHDAAAFKQWRKRLERAQESEERAWEELSNASYFSHIARNDLSEFELGEFQAELARCAPVACAWLVRKNLREHPQRRAYLLFVELPGMDDEDRYDLCRWLERTLSLPGPLLVLWAGESPTLKEIKRSAFDPIYTR; from the coding sequence GTGGAATGGGCAGACTTTGTGCACTTGGTGCGCACCAGCGAGCAAGACAGCGCTGAAAACAGCGGCGCTTACCGGCGCAGCGTAGCCGCTTTTGCCGCCTTGGGCTACGCCTGGGTGCTGGGCTGCTTTGTCCTGGCCCTGGGCCTGGTGGCCTGGGCGGTGCAGCAACTGTTGTTTGGACGCTTTCGCCTGGGGCTGTTGTTGATGCTGCTGGCGGCGGGCAGTCTGTTGTGGTTCAGCCTGCGTGCGCTGTGGCTGCGCATCACCCCGCCTGAGGGCGAGGAAATCACTGCCACCGAAGCGCCGGAGCTGTTCGATGCGCTGGAGCGCATCCGCCGCAAGATCAAAGGCCCACCCATCCACCATGTGCTGCTGAGCGACGACTTCAACGCCAGCATCCAGCAGATACCGCGCTACGGTCTGTTTGGCGGTGGGGTTAACTACCTGGTCATCGGGCTGCCGCTGTTGATGGCACTGGACCGCACCCGCTTCTTGGCGGTGCTGGGCCACGAATATGGCCACCTGCGTGGCGACCACGGCCAGTTTGGCGCCTGGATTTACCGCACCCGCTGGTCGTGGATGCAGCTCAACAAAAGCCTGGGTGACGACGAGGGCCTGGCCGGAGCGGCCACGCAGGCCTTCTTGCGCTGGTACTTCCCTCGCTTTGCCGCCAAAACCTTTGCCCTGGCGCGCCAGGATGAATACGAAGCCGACAACGTGGCCGGGCGCCTGTCGGGCCGCGAGGCCATGGCGGCTGCGCTGATTGAGGTGGAAATTCGGGGCCATTGGCTGCAGACCGAGTTTTGGCGCGACCACTGGTGCACCGCTGCGGCCAACCCGCTGCCCGTGGGGCCTTTCCGTGGGCTGCGCCGCCTGATGGCCGACGCGCCCGAGGCGGCCTTCGCCAACGATGCGCTGCGCCAGGCGCTCAAGCGCATCAGCAATCTGGACGACACCCACCCAGGCTTGCGCGACCGACTGGAGGCTCTGGACGTGGCGGGCACCTTGCCCGACTGGTCGCGCGGCAGCGCCCTGGCCCTGCTGGGCAAGGACGAAGCCAAGCGCTGGATCGCCCACTTCGACAAACAATGGTGCGCCGCCAACGCGTCGGACTGGAAGCAGCACCACGCCTGGCTGCAGCGCGTGCGCGCCAGGGCCGAGGCTTTGCAGGCCGGCATGGCCCAGGCCAGCGCCGCCGATTTGGTGGAGCTGGCCCGCCTGCGCAAGCACCTGGACCCGCGCGCCGAAGTGCGTCCCCTGTACGAACTGGCACTGGAGCGCAGCGCCGAGCACCCCGGCGCCCTGCGTGGCCTGGCCCAGTGCCTGCCCGATGGCGACCGCGCCGCCAAGCTGGCCTGCCTGCATCGCCTGTGGGACGCTGGCAGTAACGACCGCTGGTGGGCTGCCCGCACGGCGTTGGCCGAGCTGGAAACCCCCCGCATCGGCTACGACCATGACGCCGCCGCCTTCAAGCAGTGGCGCAAGCGACTGGAGCGGGCCCAGGAGTCTGAAGAGCGCGCCTGGGAGGAGTTGAGCAACGCCTCGTACTTCAGCCACATTGCCCGCAACGATCTCAGCGAGTTCGAGCTGGGCGAATTCCAGGCCGAACTGGCCCGCTGCGCGCCCGTGGCCTGCGCCTGGCTGGTGCGCAAGAACCTGCGCGAGCACCCACAGCGCCGGGCCTATCTGCTGTTTGTGGAGCTGCCCGGCATGGACGACGAAGACCGCTACGACCTGTGCCGCTGGCTGGAGCGCACCCTGAGCTTGCCCGGCCCCCTGCTGGTGCTGTGGGCGGGTGAATCGCCCACGCTCAAGGAGATCAAGCGCTCGGCGTTTGACCCTATCTACACACGCTAA
- a CDS encoding DUF1653 domain-containing protein, translated as MNGKLPALTPTPVGLYRHYKGLMYEVVGTARHSETLEPMTVYRALYGEHGLWVRPAAMFAEQVEIDGVLRQRFEKCQEPAKGEEAAD; from the coding sequence ATGAACGGAAAACTCCCTGCACTCACCCCTACGCCCGTCGGCCTGTACCGCCACTACAAGGGCCTGATGTACGAGGTGGTGGGCACCGCCCGCCACAGCGAGACGCTGGAGCCCATGACGGTGTACCGCGCGCTGTATGGCGAGCACGGGCTGTGGGTGCGCCCGGCCGCCATGTTTGCCGAGCAAGTGGAGATCGACGGGGTGCTGCGCCAGCGGTTTGAGAAATGCCAAGAACCGGCCAAGGGCGAAGAGGCTGCGGACTAG
- a CDS encoding ATP-binding protein translates to MAALTLPGSRAWARSAVAWWLPSTLFGRLAVLLIVAVLASHVLALSLMWELRPAPPHHGGPGGEGPPRAWADRSAPAAAGAAPAPAPPMPPAAEPSGRGGPGPRPGSPSLRQVLDAPLSLQLGLLLDICVRLAVLIAAAWWAARWLAQPIHRLASAAQELGRNLDRPPLPEDGPAECRDASRVFNQMQERLRQQLADRDGFVAAVSHDLRTPLTRLRLRAESLADPQDQQRFGRDIAEMDAMITATLDYLRGVAHAEPMALVDVAALAHSLADDHQDMGHDVTVQGHAAPLPVQAGALRRCLDNLVGNAVRYGGAAELALHDGPEQLRITVRDHGPGLPEAELARVMAPFYRVEASRNRDSGGVGLGLTIAQDIARRHGGLLRLSNAPAGGLLAEVLLPRSPGAGPGG, encoded by the coding sequence ATGGCTGCGCTGACACTGCCCGGCAGCCGCGCATGGGCGCGCTCTGCGGTGGCCTGGTGGTTGCCCTCCACGCTGTTTGGGCGCCTGGCGGTACTGCTCATCGTGGCCGTGCTGGCCAGCCATGTGCTGGCGCTGTCTTTGATGTGGGAGTTGCGGCCCGCGCCGCCGCACCACGGTGGGCCAGGGGGTGAAGGCCCACCGCGTGCCTGGGCCGACCGCAGTGCCCCGGCAGCGGCAGGGGCGGCGCCTGCGCCTGCCCCGCCAATGCCCCCAGCCGCTGAGCCGAGCGGCCGTGGCGGGCCAGGCCCGCGCCCCGGCTCCCCCAGCTTGAGGCAGGTGCTCGACGCACCCTTATCGCTGCAATTGGGATTGCTGCTGGATATTTGTGTGCGCCTGGCCGTGCTGATCGCTGCCGCCTGGTGGGCCGCCCGCTGGCTGGCCCAGCCCATCCACCGCCTGGCCAGCGCCGCGCAAGAGCTGGGGCGCAACCTGGACCGCCCCCCATTGCCCGAAGACGGGCCTGCCGAGTGCCGCGACGCCAGCCGCGTCTTCAACCAGATGCAAGAGCGGCTGCGCCAGCAACTGGCCGACCGCGACGGCTTTGTGGCCGCCGTATCGCACGACCTGCGCACGCCGCTCACCCGCCTGCGCCTGCGCGCCGAAAGCCTGGCAGACCCGCAAGACCAGCAGCGCTTTGGCCGCGATATTGCCGAGATGGACGCCATGATCACCGCCACGCTCGACTACCTGCGCGGCGTGGCCCACGCCGAGCCAATGGCACTGGTGGATGTGGCAGCCCTGGCGCACAGCCTGGCCGACGACCACCAGGACATGGGCCACGACGTGACGGTGCAGGGCCATGCCGCCCCTTTGCCCGTGCAGGCCGGTGCGCTGCGCCGGTGTCTGGACAACCTGGTGGGCAATGCCGTGCGCTACGGTGGCGCTGCGGAGTTGGCATTGCATGACGGACCCGAGCAACTGCGCATCACCGTGCGCGACCATGGCCCCGGCCTGCCCGAGGCCGAATTGGCCCGTGTGATGGCTCCGTTTTACCGGGTCGAGGCCTCACGCAACCGCGACAGTGGCGGGGTGGGGCTGGGCCTCACCATTGCGCAAGACATTGCACGCCGCCACGGCGGGCTGCTGCGCCTGAGCAACGCGCCAGCAGGCGGCTTACTGGCCGAGGTGCTGCTGCCGCGTTCACCCGGTGCGGGCCCCGGCGGGTAG
- a CDS encoding response regulator, which produces MQTILVVDDDVEITTLLTEYLARFGFTTLAAGDAAAMRTQLAAHSVDLVVLDVMLPGTDGITLARELRQRSRVPIIMLTARADPYDRVLGLEMGADDYMAKPFEPRELVARIQTVMRRLAHEGQPASQGPDEVVRFDGWELHCVERHLRSPQGVVVPLSNAEFRLLCTFLRMPRRIFSRDQLMEQARGRAMDAFERSIDLLVSRLRTKLADDPRSPSMIRTVRGAGYLFHVHTLQGQVGWLR; this is translated from the coding sequence ATGCAAACCATTTTGGTGGTGGACGACGATGTCGAGATCACCACCCTGTTGACCGAATACCTGGCCCGCTTTGGCTTCACCACGCTGGCGGCGGGCGATGCAGCGGCCATGCGGACGCAGTTGGCCGCCCACTCGGTCGACCTGGTCGTGCTGGACGTGATGCTGCCCGGCACCGACGGCATCACCCTGGCGCGCGAGCTGCGCCAGCGATCACGCGTGCCCATCATCATGCTCACTGCCCGGGCAGACCCCTATGACCGCGTGCTGGGCCTGGAGATGGGGGCTGACGACTACATGGCCAAACCCTTTGAGCCGCGCGAGCTGGTGGCCCGCATCCAGACCGTGATGCGCCGCCTGGCCCACGAGGGCCAGCCGGCCAGCCAAGGCCCCGACGAAGTGGTGCGCTTTGACGGCTGGGAGCTGCACTGCGTGGAGCGCCACCTGCGCTCGCCGCAGGGCGTGGTGGTGCCTTTGTCCAACGCCGAATTTCGGCTGCTGTGCACCTTCTTGCGCATGCCACGGCGCATCTTCAGCCGCGACCAGCTCATGGAGCAGGCCCGGGGCCGCGCCATGGATGCGTTCGAGCGCAGCATCGATCTGCTGGTCTCGCGCCTGCGCACCAAGCTGGCGGACGACCCGCGCTCGCCCTCCATGATCCGCACCGTGCGGGGCGCGGGCTACCTCTTTCATGTGCACACCCTGCAAGGGCAGGTGGGATGGCTGCGCTGA
- the xopAW gene encoding XopAW family type III secretion system calcium-binding effector, with protein MTTISSVSSAWSSASVQRASRPGPSPERLLSKIDADGSGGVDSTELQGLLDKVAKKTGTTSDTSAADLLTQYDANGDGNLNADELGKTMESIMPARSTMDFAQSRNIADGTDSTSAATGEAGDDLFGKVDSDGDGAVSKTELQALLEAMSGGTASQTGVSSDDAFAALDTDSDGSLTQAEFDAGRPSGDGAQASGMPPGGAGGAGGPSGAGGPGGPGGAGGAGSTSETTTYDPLDTNEDGVVSLTERLAGATSTTEQDAVTALFSAIDTDGDKTISESESKTFIDQLTSQFASTAAASSSLTSSTNTSSSDSQSSASKDSSQRGDLVRLADLARRRYEQAANDFGNRNSTEALSAVA; from the coding sequence ATGACGACCATCAGTAGCGTCAGCAGTGCCTGGTCCAGTGCCAGTGTCCAGCGGGCCAGCCGCCCTGGGCCCTCGCCGGAGCGGCTGCTGTCAAAAATAGATGCCGACGGCAGTGGCGGCGTGGACAGCACCGAGCTGCAAGGCTTGCTGGACAAGGTGGCCAAGAAGACCGGCACCACCAGCGACACCAGTGCAGCGGACTTGCTCACCCAGTACGACGCCAACGGCGACGGCAACCTCAATGCCGACGAGCTGGGCAAGACGATGGAAAGCATCATGCCCGCCCGGTCCACCATGGACTTTGCCCAGTCGCGCAACATCGCTGATGGCACCGACAGCACATCGGCAGCCACCGGCGAAGCGGGCGACGACCTGTTTGGCAAGGTGGACAGCGATGGCGACGGTGCCGTGAGCAAGACCGAGCTGCAGGCGTTGCTGGAAGCCATGTCGGGCGGCACCGCCAGCCAGACGGGCGTGAGCAGCGACGATGCTTTTGCCGCGCTGGACACGGACAGCGACGGCAGCCTGACGCAGGCGGAGTTTGATGCCGGGCGGCCCTCGGGCGACGGGGCGCAGGCCAGTGGCATGCCACCTGGCGGTGCCGGTGGCGCCGGTGGCCCGAGCGGAGCTGGTGGCCCTGGGGGCCCAGGTGGAGCGGGTGGCGCAGGTAGCACCAGCGAAACCACCACCTACGACCCGCTGGACACCAACGAAGATGGTGTGGTGTCGCTCACCGAACGCCTGGCCGGGGCCACCTCGACGACCGAGCAAGACGCCGTCACGGCCTTGTTCAGCGCGATAGACACCGACGGCGACAAGACCATCAGCGAGAGCGAATCCAAAACCTTCATCGACCAGTTGACCAGCCAGTTTGCGTCGACCGCTGCAGCCAGCAGCAGCCTGACCAGCAGCACCAACACAAGCAGCAGCGACTCGCAATCCTCGGCCAGCAAGGACAGCAGCCAGCGCGGCGACCTGGTGCGGCTGGCCGACCTGGCCCGGCGCCGCTACGAGCAAGCTGCCAATGACTTTGGCAACCGCAACAGCACCGAGGCCTTGAGCGCCGTGGCCTGA
- the purN gene encoding phosphoribosylglycinamide formyltransferase gives MKNIVILISGGGSNMAAIVKTAQQEQWAQRYGARVAAVVSNKADAQGLVFAREHGIATAVLDHKAFASREAFDAELAAVIDAHQPALVVLAGFMRILTPGFVAHYAGRLVNIHPSLLPAFTGLHTHQRAIDAGCRFAGVTVHQVTAELDVGPILDQAVVPVLPGDTAETLAARVLTQEHVIYPRAVRALVQKLPAA, from the coding sequence ATGAAGAACATTGTGATTTTGATCTCCGGCGGTGGCTCCAACATGGCGGCCATCGTCAAAACCGCACAACAAGAACAGTGGGCGCAGCGCTATGGTGCGCGCGTGGCAGCGGTGGTGAGCAACAAGGCCGACGCCCAGGGCCTGGTGTTTGCCCGCGAACACGGCATTGCCACCGCCGTGCTGGACCACAAGGCCTTTGCCAGCCGCGAGGCGTTTGATGCCGAGCTGGCCGCCGTGATCGATGCGCACCAGCCCGCGCTGGTGGTGCTGGCGGGCTTTATGCGGATTTTGACGCCCGGTTTTGTCGCGCATTACGCGGGGCGTTTGGTCAATATCCACCCTTCGCTGTTGCCCGCCTTCACGGGCTTGCACACCCACCAGCGCGCCATCGATGCAGGCTGCAGGTTTGCAGGGGTGACGGTGCACCAGGTGACGGCCGAGCTGGACGTGGGCCCCATCCTGGACCAGGCGGTGGTGCCGGTGCTGCCGGGCGACACCGCCGAGACGCTGGCGGCCCGGGTGCTGACGCAAGAGCATGTGATCTACCCCCGCGCCGTGCGAGCACTGGTGCAGAAGCTGCCTGCGGCTTGA
- a CDS encoding YceH family protein encodes MHTPTAYSPAARPLTPNEARVLATLMEKARTVPDSYPMSLNGLVTGCNQKSSRDPVMQLTDAQAQEALDALKLLTLVFETSGNRTTRWEHNFQRGVGVPDQSAALLGLLMLRGPQTAGELRINAERWHRFADISSVEAFLDELQNRSEEKGGPLVVLLPRAPGAREPRWAHLLCGPVDTSQQPYSGHPMPPLDTPAPALQGRVQALEAEVAGLQATVRRLCDELGLRDLEDEK; translated from the coding sequence ATGCACACACCCACTGCCTACAGCCCCGCCGCCCGCCCCCTCACCCCCAACGAGGCCCGCGTGCTCGCCACCTTGATGGAGAAGGCCCGCACGGTGCCGGACAGCTACCCCATGTCACTCAACGGCCTGGTCACCGGCTGCAACCAAAAATCCAGCCGCGACCCGGTGATGCAACTCACCGACGCCCAGGCGCAAGAGGCACTGGATGCGCTGAAGCTGCTCACACTGGTGTTTGAGACCAGCGGCAACCGCACCACGCGCTGGGAGCACAACTTTCAGCGCGGAGTGGGCGTGCCCGACCAATCGGCCGCGTTGCTCGGCCTGCTGATGCTGCGCGGCCCCCAGACGGCAGGCGAACTGCGCATCAACGCCGAGCGCTGGCACCGGTTTGCCGACATCTCCTCGGTGGAAGCGTTTTTGGACGAATTGCAAAACCGCAGCGAAGAAAAAGGCGGCCCGCTGGTCGTGCTGCTGCCCCGCGCCCCTGGCGCCCGCGAACCGCGCTGGGCGCACCTGCTGTGCGGGCCGGTGGACACCAGCCAGCAGCCCTACAGCGGCCACCCCATGCCCCCACTGGACACCCCTGCCCCCGCACTGCAAGGCCGCGTGCAGGCCCTGGAGGCGGAAGTGGCGGGCCTGCAAGCCACTGTGCGCCGGCTGTGCGACGAACTGGGCCTGCGCGACTTGGAAGACGAAAAGTAG